One window of the Rosa rugosa chromosome 3, drRosRugo1.1, whole genome shotgun sequence genome contains the following:
- the LOC133739335 gene encoding uncharacterized protein LOC133739335 has protein sequence MMKKRSLFIVVYYFGGPAFGRVFEIKLDELDHRQGGGKDETPTFKYAAQLYEGGKELGQPILWKFCSLATATSCTSTNLCVLPDSGPEDFMMDDPLNGYILNISTRKVHKMKPPNAPKLFGHVLSLSGNIYFIADPYWIRDAPDPSFERYDPIKGSWESLTPFPFIKEMSCDAEMVGYAVFDDFILFSISGPTYSRQLWAYDVSRNKWYLVNVDNFDCCGFRGLAVVLEKSVYALSSTLSRSVLALSITREQIDGRDPVFTCSLQSVFTLPYTEVLQLHGDRGRDHLVHLGNHEFCLVQSGVCYGYVAYQPIRLSIFQLLGKNSVNITYTIDYEVPLQDFEPFHVRLCFSPPGCEDIVSEREDNSDINFIFDPASEVVKPAPEEEFATLSKEEKIVDTSSFKHSALLNIMPKYPPPRNIEFNCKPIAVQEGELDISTPALFVAEDFVEYYYDDPDAELSYKFYRDSRASCCINGNMTTVDAIESLKDECHRWVIESVDAQESSQKGLTVLVTGYVVGNDNVRRKFAQTFFLASKENGYFILHDMFRFIKDNESLQTNITDEQGHSIHVSNLPYDATVEQLEKEFKKFGSIKRDGI, from the exons ATGATGAAGAAGAGATCTCTTTTTATAGTGGTGTATTATTTTGGAGGTCCAGCCTTTGGTAGGGTATTTGAAATTAAATTGGATGAGTTGGATCATCGACAAGGAGGAGGAAAGGATGAGACTCCAACATTTAAATATGCAGCACAGTTATATGAAGGAGGAAAAGAGTTGGGGCAACCTATTCTATGGAAATTTTGTTCCTTGGCTACTGCCACTTCTTGCACTTCTACCAACTTGTGTGTATTGCCAGATAGTGGTCCTGAAGACTTTATGATGGATGACCCTTTGAACGGATATATCCTCAACATCAGTACTAGAAAGGTGCACAAAATGAAGCCCCCCAATGCTCCCAAGCTCTTTGGACATGTTCTATCTTTAAGTGgcaatatttattttattgccGATCCATACTGGATAAGGGACGCACCAGACCCCTCTTTTGAGCGATACGATCCTATCAAAGGCTCTTGGGAAAGTTTGACACCTTTTCCCTTTATTAAGGAAATGAGTTGTGATGCTGAGATGGTGGGTTATGCTGTTTTTGATGATTTCATTTTGTTCAGCATTAGTGGCCCTACCTATTCTCGTCAGCTATGGGCTTATGATGTAAGTAGAAACAAATGGTACTTAGTCAACGTCGACAACTTTGATTGCTGTGGTTTTCGAGGACTGGCTGTGGTTCTGGAAAAGAGTGTTTATGCCTTATCAAGCACGTTGAGTCGCTCAGTTTTGGCCTTATCTATTACAAGAGAGCAAATTGATGGACGAGATCCTGTATTTACCTGTTCTCTACAGTCGGTGTTTACATTGCCGTACACGGAGGTACTTCAATTGCATGGAGACCGGGGAAGAGACCATTTGGTTCATTTGGGTAACCATGAGTTTTGTCTTGTCCAGAGTGGTGTCTGCTATGGTTATGTTGCTTATCAACCTATAAGACTCAGCATTTTTCAGCTTCTGGGAAAAAACTCTGTGAATATAACATATACAATTGACTATGAGGTGCCTCTTCAGGATTTTGAGCCATTTCATGTCAGACTCTGCTTCTCCCCTCC TGGTTGTGAGGATATTGTGTCAGAACGAGAAGACAATTCTGATATTAACTTCATCTTCGACCC GGCATCTGAAGTTGTCAAACCAGCCCCAGAAGAAGAGTTTGCGACGCTgtctaaagaagaaaaaatagttGATACCAGTTCCTTCAAGCA CTCAGCTTTGCTTAATATCATGCCCAAATACCCCCCTCCCCGCAACATTGAGTTCAATTGCAAGCCG ATAGCCGTGCAAGAAGGAGAGTTAGATATTTCTACCCCTGCCCTATTTGTCGCCGAGGACTTTGTGGAGTATTATTACGATGATCCAGACGCAGAATTAAGTTACAAGTTTTATCGAGATTCTCGTGCTTCCTGCTGTATCAATGGCAATATGACAACAGTGGAT GCAATTGAATCCTTAAAGGATGAATGCCATAGATGGGTAATAGAGAGTGTAGATGCTCAGGAATCTTCTCAGAAAGGGTTGACTGTATTAGTAACCGGATACGTGGTTGGAAACGACAACGTTCGAAGGAAATTTGCCCAAACATTCTTCCTAGCTTCAAAGGAAAATGGGTACTTCATCTTACATGATATGTTTAGGTTTATTAAGGACAATGAATCATTACAAACAAACATCACTGATGAACAAG GTCACTCCATACATGTAAGCAATTTGCCGTATGATGCCACTGTTGAACAACTTGAGAAGGAATTCAAGAAATTTGGGTCTATTAAGCGGGACGGGATCTAA
- the LOC133736029 gene encoding uncharacterized protein LOC133736029, translated as MGLEHLHHNDVSHSALNSPLSYVWSNGKMKMINIDDSKFDFWDELHPSESEKQWQWRKLHHINQFGIGLEYLLRSDLVWPERDSFLRCFALSVSLDRYLKMVYTHPFLMEHMKKTMQLLADAHHAYISQDGGGLRVDIQRRSGAHKLDYCSKFSY; from the exons ATGGGCCTAGAACACCTGCACCATAATGATGTGTCTCATTCTGCCCTTAATTCACCCTTGAGCTATGTGTGGTCAAATGGCAAAATGAAAATGATTAATATTGATGACTCAAAGTTCGACTTTTGGGATGAGCTTCACCCATCTGAATCTGAGAAGCAATGGCAATGGCGTAAGCTACACCATATCAACCAGTTTGGCATTGGACTCGAATACCTCCTGAGATCAGATTTGGTTTGGCCCGAAAGGGATTCTTTTCTGAGGTGCTTTGCTCTGAGTGTCAG CCTTGATAGGTACTTAAAGATGGTGTACACTCACCCCTTTTTGATGGAACACATGAAGAAGACAATGCAACTGCTTGCAGATGCACACCATGCCTATATTTCTCAAGATGGTGGTGGGCTTAGAGTCGATATTCAGAGGAGGAGTGGTGCGCACAAACTGGATTATTGTAGTAAATTCAGTTACTAA